The following are encoded together in the Natronincola ferrireducens genome:
- a CDS encoding cysteine desulfurase family protein: MEIYLDNAATTKPADEVVEAMLKSLKEMYGNPSSLHRKGVEIEREIKKARKSVAKALGCSEKEVIFTSGGTEANNLAIRGLIKANKRNGNHLITSKIEHKSVLALYNELEDEGYRVTYLDVDENGFISLEEIERVISSDTVLVSIMHVNNEIGSIQPINEVGKIIKKKNPKALFHVDGVQSFGKIKFALRDLSVDSFSISGHKFHGPKGIGALYIKNNVKIKPFLIGGGQEASLRSGTENVPGILGLGKAVELMIENQEKNIHKIKHVKSYLLKLMEQELEDISITSKENEEYAPHIINVSLLGIRSEIMLHSLEGDGIYVSSGSACSAKKRGYSHVLEAMGMKEAYIDSAIRISLSYTNTEEEIAYAVDKIKKHLTSLRKIIKR, translated from the coding sequence ATGGAAATTTATTTAGACAATGCTGCCACTACTAAGCCTGCAGATGAGGTGGTAGAGGCTATGTTAAAATCTCTTAAAGAGATGTATGGGAACCCATCTTCTTTACATAGAAAAGGTGTAGAAATAGAAAGAGAAATAAAAAAAGCTAGAAAATCGGTAGCAAAAGCTTTAGGGTGTAGCGAAAAGGAAGTGATTTTCACTTCAGGAGGAACAGAGGCTAACAACTTAGCCATCAGAGGGTTAATCAAGGCTAATAAAAGAAATGGCAATCATCTTATTACATCAAAGATAGAACACAAATCTGTTTTAGCACTTTACAATGAATTAGAAGACGAAGGATATAGGGTAACGTACTTAGATGTGGATGAAAATGGTTTCATTTCTCTTGAAGAAATAGAAAGGGTGATTTCTTCAGATACAGTTTTAGTCAGTATTATGCATGTGAATAATGAAATTGGCAGTATACAACCTATTAATGAAGTGGGCAAAATCATAAAGAAAAAGAATCCCAAAGCTTTATTCCATGTTGATGGTGTACAGTCCTTTGGAAAAATTAAATTTGCCCTCAGAGATTTATCTGTGGATAGTTTCTCCATAAGTGGACATAAATTTCATGGACCTAAGGGGATTGGAGCCCTCTACATAAAAAACAATGTAAAGATAAAACCCTTCTTAATTGGTGGGGGACAAGAGGCTTCATTAAGAAGTGGAACTGAAAATGTTCCTGGTATACTAGGATTAGGTAAAGCTGTAGAGTTGATGATAGAAAACCAAGAAAAAAATATACATAAAATAAAGCATGTTAAAAGTTATCTGCTAAAGTTAATGGAACAAGAGCTAGAGGATATTTCTATTACCAGTAAAGAAAATGAGGAATATGCTCCTCATATTATCAATGTTTCCTTACTGGGGATTAGAAGTGAAATTATGCTCCATAGCTTAGAGGGAGATGGTATATATGTATCTTCAGGATCTGCCTGTTCAGCTAAGAAAAGAGGCTATAGTCATGTTCTAGAGGCTATGGGCATGAAGGAAGCTTATATAGATAGTGCTATAAGAATTAGTTTAAGCTACACCAATACAGAAGAAGAAATAGCTTATGCAGTAGACAAAATAAAAAAACACTTAACTAGTTTAAGGAAAATTATTAAGAGGTGA
- a CDS encoding lactate utilization protein, with product MNERIKIVINNLEKRKIPAKYFSTREEAEKEILRETKNFKNIGIGGSMTIMEMKLHETLANKDKNVYWHWLVEPEERDETRRQAANADVYLTSTNALTENGELVNIDGMGNRVSGMYYGPKKVIVLCGVNKICHDLVSAMDRIKKEACPPNAKRLGLKTPCSITGSCNDCLSEERMCNVTVIINHKPMAVDLKVYIIGESLGY from the coding sequence ATGAATGAACGTATAAAAATAGTAATAAATAATTTGGAGAAGAGAAAAATTCCTGCTAAGTATTTTAGCACTAGAGAAGAAGCTGAGAAAGAAATACTTAGAGAAACCAAAAATTTTAAAAATATAGGTATCGGTGGTTCTATGACAATTATGGAAATGAAGCTTCATGAAACCTTAGCCAATAAAGACAAAAATGTATATTGGCATTGGCTTGTAGAACCAGAAGAAAGAGATGAAACCAGAAGACAAGCAGCCAATGCAGATGTTTATTTAACTAGTACCAATGCTTTAACGGAAAATGGAGAGTTAGTGAATATAGATGGTATGGGAAATAGAGTCAGTGGTATGTATTATGGTCCTAAAAAAGTAATTGTCCTATGTGGAGTTAACAAAATATGCCATGATTTAGTTAGTGCTATGGATAGAATAAAGAAAGAAGCCTGTCCTCCCAATGCCAAACGATTAGGTTTGAAAACTCCCTGTAGTATTACAGGAAGCTGTAATGATTGTTTAAGTGAAGAAAGAATGTGTAATGTAACAGTAATTATCAATCATAAGCCTATGGCTGTAGATTTAAAGGTATATATTATTGGAGAATCCTTAGGATACTAA
- a CDS encoding asparaginase — MSKPKVAIIFTGGTISMSVDPRVGAAIPSLSNEEIMSLVTNIDKFAEIEAINFSKLPGPHIDPTMMMELQSLVVKTIHRPDIAGVIITHGTDTLEETAYLLDLTIKCSKPIVVAGAMRNSSELGYDGPSNLAAAVCTAISPHAMNKGVLVVMNNGVNAASEVTKTNTLSLDTFKSLEFGALGIVDNDKVIFHREIIDRQHIPAKSIELNVDLIKCVAGMDSRLLKYCIDSGAKGIVIEALGRGNVPPKMIEGIKYAINHNVAVMMVSRCPTGRVLDTYGYDGGGRQLRNLGVILGGDLPGQKARIKLMLALSITTDLTALKEIIEYSQYQ, encoded by the coding sequence ATGAGTAAACCAAAAGTTGCTATTATTTTTACTGGTGGCACTATTTCAATGTCTGTAGATCCCAGAGTTGGTGCAGCAATTCCTTCCCTCTCTAATGAAGAAATCATGTCTCTAGTAACCAACATAGACAAATTTGCTGAAATTGAAGCTATTAATTTTTCAAAGCTACCAGGTCCCCATATTGATCCTACTATGATGATGGAACTACAAAGCCTTGTTGTTAAAACAATACATAGACCAGATATAGCCGGTGTTATTATTACCCACGGAACTGATACCCTTGAAGAAACTGCTTATTTATTAGATTTAACAATCAAATGTTCCAAACCTATTGTAGTTGCTGGTGCAATGCGAAACAGTTCCGAACTTGGTTATGATGGACCAAGTAATTTAGCAGCAGCAGTGTGTACTGCTATCTCCCCCCATGCAATGAATAAAGGTGTTTTAGTTGTAATGAATAATGGAGTTAATGCAGCCAGCGAAGTTACCAAAACAAACACATTAAGCTTAGATACTTTTAAATCCTTAGAGTTTGGTGCCCTCGGCATAGTGGATAACGATAAAGTTATTTTTCATAGAGAGATAATTGATAGACAACATATCCCTGCCAAATCTATTGAGTTAAATGTAGATTTAATTAAGTGCGTTGCGGGTATGGACTCTCGATTACTAAAATACTGTATCGATTCAGGGGCTAAAGGTATCGTCATCGAAGCCCTAGGAAGAGGTAATGTCCCACCTAAAATGATAGAGGGTATAAAGTATGCTATAAATCATAATGTTGCTGTTATGATGGTTTCTAGATGTCCTACAGGTCGTGTTTTAGATACCTATGGTTATGACGGTGGTGGACGACAACTAAGGAATTTAGGAGTTATTTTAGGAGGGGATTTGCCAGGCCAAAAAGCCCGAATTAAGTTAATGTTAGCCTTAAGTATAACTACTGATTTAACTGCTCTAAAGGAAATCATTGAGTATAGTCAGTATCAATAG
- a CDS encoding sigma-54 interaction domain-containing protein, with translation MGNVFILEKNKNNPIYGGFLYHCDEIHGIIPSNHFEDFDSILDSIQDAITIDDKHGNTLWANKACEQLYEIQREELIGKNVEVLEKMGIFSHSVVKEVLKKKEQISILHSNKKGKKILITGNPILDQEGNIYKIISTSRDITELIVLKNELEDIQNQLEELREKQQIVINNFIIESQIMKDILQLAKRLAQVDSTVLITGESGVGKGEIAKFIHESGSRKDHSLIKVNCGAIPELLLESELFGYEYGAFTGSKKQGKKGLFELAHRGTIFLDEIGELPLSLQVKILQVIQDKEIQRVGGLTSIPIDARIIAATNKDLQSMVNEKKFREDLFYRLNVVPIHIPSLRERPEDIFPLIRHFLRKYNKKFNMSKRLDSSTVAILMKYTWPGNVRELENIIERVIITTQQDNISPQNLPNYIINESENSSDIKISSATKNLKDTIEEIEKQIIHKAVTKYKTTREVAKVLGVSQPTIVRKMNKYKIAEVILQDYDTSSS, from the coding sequence ATGGGAAATGTTTTTATTCTAGAAAAAAACAAAAATAATCCTATCTATGGCGGTTTTTTATACCATTGTGATGAAATTCATGGGATTATCCCTAGTAATCATTTTGAAGATTTTGATTCCATATTGGATTCTATTCAAGATGCTATTACTATTGATGATAAGCACGGTAATACATTATGGGCAAACAAAGCCTGTGAACAGCTATACGAAATACAAAGAGAGGAATTAATAGGAAAAAATGTTGAAGTATTAGAAAAAATGGGTATCTTTTCTCATTCTGTAGTTAAAGAAGTCCTTAAAAAGAAAGAACAGATTTCTATCCTTCATAGTAATAAAAAGGGTAAAAAGATACTAATTACTGGTAATCCTATTTTAGATCAAGAGGGTAATATTTATAAAATTATTAGTACTTCCAGGGACATTACAGAGCTTATTGTTTTAAAAAATGAATTAGAGGATATCCAAAATCAATTAGAAGAGCTACGGGAAAAACAACAAATTGTGATAAATAATTTTATTATAGAAAGCCAAATAATGAAGGATATATTACAATTGGCCAAAAGATTAGCACAAGTAGACTCTACTGTACTAATTACTGGAGAATCTGGCGTAGGAAAGGGAGAAATCGCTAAATTTATTCATGAATCAGGTTCTCGAAAGGATCATTCTCTCATCAAAGTTAATTGCGGTGCTATTCCAGAATTATTGTTGGAATCAGAGCTATTTGGATATGAATATGGTGCCTTTACTGGTTCTAAAAAACAAGGAAAAAAAGGTTTATTTGAATTAGCCCATAGGGGTACAATCTTTTTAGATGAGATTGGGGAATTGCCTTTAAGTCTTCAAGTCAAAATATTGCAGGTCATCCAAGATAAAGAAATACAACGGGTTGGTGGATTAACATCGATTCCAATTGATGCACGAATTATAGCTGCTACTAATAAGGATTTGCAAAGCATGGTAAACGAAAAAAAGTTTAGAGAGGATCTTTTTTATCGTTTAAATGTTGTTCCTATACATATACCCTCCCTCAGGGAAAGACCTGAGGATATTTTTCCATTAATAAGACATTTTTTACGGAAATATAATAAAAAATTTAATATGTCAAAACGATTAGACTCTAGTACTGTAGCTATTTTAATGAAGTATACATGGCCTGGAAATGTTAGGGAATTAGAAAATATTATTGAACGAGTAATTATTACTACACAACAGGATAATATATCCCCCCAAAACTTACCTAATTATATTATAAATGAAAGTGAGAATTCATCTGATATTAAAATTTCCTCTGCAACAAAAAATCTTAAAGATACTATTGAAGAAATAGAAAAGCAAATTATTCACAAAGCAGTGACAAAATATAAAACCACTAGAGAAGTTGCTAAAGTCCTAGGCGTTAGTCAACCTACTATCGTTAGAAAAATGAATAAGTATAAGATTGCTGAAGTTATTCTACAGGATTATGATACATCTTCTAGTTAA
- a CDS encoding ATP-dependent helicase, protein MDSIFNKLNEEQIEAVQHYEGPCMVYAGPGSGKTTVIAYRIVHLIQHHKVNPNNILVITFTKAAAEEMKMRFQQMITTIPKKDGNVNFGTFHSIFFRIIKSYYPYRLENVLNEGERYLVGKNIIKTLQLDNYEDEEFVKDVLLDISLYKNQLLEDNEFQPQSIGLKDFQRVLTAYENYKKDCKKIDFDDMLTECYSLLYNNPAILQKLRKSFTYILIDEFQDINSIQFAIIQLLTKPSNNLFVVGDDDQSIYSFRGAKPRFILDFDKIYPDTKKVILNRNYRSQEKIIDTANSLIENNIYRVKKNILPMLEPGVDINYITPKDKEEENERVTDIIHQLIKMGYNYEEIAIIYRTNITATSIIDTLLDHNIPYITRDHVYNLYDHWVAKDIISYLIAAHNTVDKEAVRRIINKPTRYITRKALSQVMDHHKDLITSLKLKGDLKTYQKKYLENLELDLKRIRGFSTYEAFSYIREVVGYDQYIEDYCRDKSIGGAKLFEILDELEDITKKRSNPQQFLQHVIDFKNTFKVKEDDKTNQNKVQLLTMHGAKGLEFRAVIIVSVLEDVIPHTKSLEDNHLIEEERRLFYVGMTRAKELLYISSPLYKKDKKLQPSRFVEEMKKNCPRITKYKKFHKIIIKHLNERM, encoded by the coding sequence ATGGATAGTATATTTAATAAATTGAATGAAGAGCAAATAGAAGCAGTACAACACTACGAAGGCCCCTGTATGGTTTATGCCGGTCCTGGATCAGGAAAAACAACGGTTATTGCCTATAGAATTGTCCACTTAATTCAGCATCATAAGGTAAATCCAAATAATATTCTAGTGATTACCTTTACTAAAGCTGCTGCAGAAGAAATGAAGATGAGATTTCAGCAGATGATAACAACTATCCCTAAAAAGGATGGTAATGTGAATTTTGGGACCTTTCATTCGATTTTTTTTAGAATTATAAAAAGCTATTATCCTTATAGGTTAGAAAATGTATTAAATGAGGGAGAACGATATCTAGTTGGTAAGAATATAATAAAAACTTTACAATTAGACAATTATGAGGATGAAGAATTTGTAAAAGATGTATTATTAGATATATCCCTGTATAAAAATCAACTCCTAGAGGACAATGAATTTCAACCTCAATCTATTGGCCTAAAGGATTTTCAAAGAGTACTTACAGCCTATGAAAATTATAAAAAAGACTGTAAAAAAATTGATTTTGACGATATGCTAACAGAATGCTATTCATTGTTATACAATAACCCTGCAATCCTACAAAAACTAAGAAAATCCTTTACCTATATCTTGATAGATGAGTTTCAAGATATAAATAGTATTCAATTTGCAATTATTCAGCTTCTTACTAAGCCAAGCAATAACCTATTTGTGGTGGGAGATGATGACCAATCCATATATAGTTTCAGAGGCGCTAAACCTCGATTTATATTAGATTTTGACAAGATATACCCCGACACTAAAAAAGTCATACTAAATAGAAACTATCGTTCACAAGAAAAGATTATCGATACCGCCAACAGCTTAATAGAAAACAACATCTATCGTGTAAAAAAGAATATCCTTCCCATGCTAGAACCGGGAGTGGATATAAATTATATTACCCCTAAAGATAAAGAGGAAGAAAATGAAAGGGTTACCGATATTATTCATCAACTAATTAAGATGGGATACAACTATGAAGAAATTGCTATTATCTATAGAACCAATATAACAGCAACTTCAATAATTGATACCTTATTGGACCATAATATTCCGTATATTACTAGAGATCATGTATATAATCTATACGATCATTGGGTAGCAAAGGATATAATTAGCTACCTGATTGCTGCCCATAACACAGTAGATAAAGAGGCTGTAAGACGTATTATCAATAAACCAACAAGATACATAACTAGAAAAGCTCTGTCACAAGTCATGGATCATCATAAAGATTTAATTACATCTTTAAAATTGAAAGGAGATCTAAAGACTTATCAAAAGAAGTATCTTGAGAATTTAGAGTTGGACTTAAAACGGATAAGAGGGTTTAGCACCTACGAGGCTTTTAGTTATATACGAGAGGTAGTAGGCTATGACCAATATATAGAAGACTATTGTAGGGATAAAAGTATTGGAGGGGCTAAGCTATTTGAAATATTAGATGAACTAGAAGACATAACAAAAAAACGTTCTAACCCCCAACAATTCCTTCAACATGTGATAGACTTTAAAAACACTTTTAAAGTAAAAGAGGATGATAAAACAAATCAAAATAAAGTTCAACTGTTGACGATGCATGGAGCCAAAGGATTAGAGTTTAGAGCTGTAATCATTGTATCTGTTTTAGAGGATGTTATTCCCCATACCAAAAGCCTTGAAGATAATCATCTTATTGAAGAAGAAAGACGATTGTTTTATGTTGGGATGACAAGGGCTAAGGAATTATTGTATATTAGCTCTCCTTTGTATAAAAAAGATAAAAAGCTTCAGCCATCAAGATTTGTAGAAGAGATGAAAAAAAATTGTCCTAGAATAACAAAGTATAAAAAATTCCATAAGATTATTATTAAACACTTAAATGAGAGAATGTAA
- a CDS encoding DUF554 domain-containing protein gives MPYGIIINCAIVALGGILGSILGKYIPQRICDFLSKLFGITSITIGITLMGKINSLSAVMLALILGAIVGEGFRFEDKLKSLSVKLKSVEEHYVNKNGINRNQSTEKFISILILICTGSTGLMGAMTEAMTNDASILVAKSVLDLFASAIFASTLGISICLIAIPQFLIYISLFLLSRFITPYVTPYMVADFMACGGVIAFVTGLRIAEIKSMNLSSLLPALLFVMPISWLWMLVFS, from the coding sequence ATGCCCTATGGAATTATAATAAATTGTGCAATCGTGGCATTGGGTGGAATTTTAGGAAGTATTTTAGGAAAATATATTCCACAGCGAATATGTGATTTCTTGTCTAAATTATTTGGAATTACTTCAATTACCATAGGAATTACACTTATGGGTAAAATAAATTCGTTATCAGCTGTTATGTTGGCATTAATATTAGGTGCTATTGTTGGTGAAGGATTTCGTTTTGAAGATAAACTAAAATCACTTTCTGTTAAACTGAAATCAGTTGAAGAACATTATGTTAATAAAAATGGGATAAATCGAAATCAATCTACAGAAAAATTTATAAGTATTTTGATTCTAATTTGTACTGGTAGTACAGGCCTAATGGGTGCTATGACTGAAGCGATGACTAATGATGCTTCAATTCTAGTTGCAAAATCTGTTTTAGATTTATTTGCTTCAGCAATATTTGCTTCTACATTGGGAATATCAATTTGTCTAATAGCTATTCCTCAATTTCTAATCTACATTAGTTTATTTTTATTATCAAGATTCATTACACCATATGTAACACCTTACATGGTAGCTGATTTTATGGCATGTGGAGGAGTAATTGCTTTTGTTACAGGACTTAGAATAGCAGAAATTAAATCGATGAATTTGTCTAGTCTACTTCCTGCATTACTGTTTGTTATGCCCATATCTTGGTTATGGATGTTAGTGTTTAGTTAA